The Osmerus eperlanus chromosome 15, fOsmEpe2.1, whole genome shotgun sequence genome includes a window with the following:
- the ngdn gene encoding neuroguidin isoform X4, whose product MAASVDNDLIDSDVPKAVCLLNNLTEQVAAVTSHIRDLLKKTQDGVFQTAKGLSFLDLRYQLLLFYLQDVTHLISIKSQGGSVGESGALQRLVTVRTVLEKMRPLDQKLRYQIDKLVRTAVTGSLAENDPLHFRPNPENLISKLSESEDSGEDTGTKTEEFGKKAPSSDRKYVPPKIAPMHYEGDLTEADRKKEQADRQRRAALRSSVIQELRQQYSDAPEEIRERRDFQTERQGRDEQHRKNFEEAMMVRLAVPKRDRAVRKRGMLGMSGQLSGITRFSDITALTGGEGQDVDNPRPKKKKKLMKKKTKRKAFKKHR is encoded by the exons ATGGCTGCTTCCGTAGACAAC GATTTAATTGACAGTGATGTACCAAAAGCAGTGTGTCTTCTGAACAATCTCACAGAGCAG GTGGCTGCAGTGACCAGTCATATCAGAGACTTGCTAAAGAAAACACAAGATGGAGTTTTCCAAACAGCGAAG GGCTTGTCGTTCCTGGACCTGAGATACCAGCTCCTACTGTTCTACCTGCAAGACGTCACCCACCTGATTAGCATCAAGTCTCAGGGGGGCAgcgtgggagagagcggtgctCTCCAAAGGCTTGTCACCGTCAGGACA GTTCTGGAGAAGATGCGACCTCTGGACCAGAAGCTGAGGTACCAGATAGACAAGCTGGTGCGCACGGCTGTGACCGGTAGCCTAG CGGAAAATGATCCCCTTCATTTTCGCCCAAATCCGGAGAATCTCATCAGCAAA CTCAGTGAATCTGAAGACTCTGGTGAAGATACtgggacgaaaaccgaggagtTTGGGAAGAAGGCGCCCTCTAGTGACAGGAAATATGTGCCTCCCAAGATCGCCCCCATGCACTATG AGGGCGACTTGACGGAGGCGGACAGGAAGAAGGAGCAGGCGGACAGGCAGCGGAGGGCCGCGCTGCGCAGCTCAGTCATCCAGGAGCTCCGGCAGCAGTACAGCGACGCTCCGGAGGAGATCAGGGAACGCCGAGACTTTCAGACGGAGCGGCAGGGCCGCGATGagcagcacag GAAGAACTTTGAGGAGGCCATGATGGTTCGTCTGGCCGTGCCCAAACGAGACCGGGCCGTGCGGAAGAGAGGCATGCTGGGAATGTCAGGACAGCTGAGCGGCATCACGCGCTTCAGCGACATCACCGCTCTGACGGGTGGTGAAGGCCAG GATGTAGACAACCCCCGacccaagaagaagaagaaactaaTGAAGAAGAAAACCAAGAGGAAGG CTTTCAAGAAACACAGATAG
- the ngdn gene encoding neuroguidin isoform X2, producing MLVVNYSCPTLDTDRGMDYSESDLIDSDVPKAVCLLNNLTEQVAAVTSHIRDLLKKTQDGVFQTAKGLSFLDLRYQLLLFYLQDVTHLISIKSQGGSVGESGALQRLVTVRTVLEKMRPLDQKLRYQIDKLVRTAVTGSLAENDPLHFRPNPENLISKLSESEDSGEDTGTKTEEFGKKAPSSDRKYVPPKIAPMHYEGDLTEADRKKEQADRQRRAALRSSVIQELRQQYSDAPEEIRERRDFQTERQGRDEQHRKNFEEAMMVRLAVPKRDRAVRKRGMLGMSGQLSGITRFSDITALTGGEGQDVDNPRPKKKKKLMKKKTKRKAFKKHR from the exons ATGTTAGTCGTGAACTATAGTTGTCCAACGTTAGATACTGATAGAGGTATGGATTACTCTGAAAGT GATTTAATTGACAGTGATGTACCAAAAGCAGTGTGTCTTCTGAACAATCTCACAGAGCAG GTGGCTGCAGTGACCAGTCATATCAGAGACTTGCTAAAGAAAACACAAGATGGAGTTTTCCAAACAGCGAAG GGCTTGTCGTTCCTGGACCTGAGATACCAGCTCCTACTGTTCTACCTGCAAGACGTCACCCACCTGATTAGCATCAAGTCTCAGGGGGGCAgcgtgggagagagcggtgctCTCCAAAGGCTTGTCACCGTCAGGACA GTTCTGGAGAAGATGCGACCTCTGGACCAGAAGCTGAGGTACCAGATAGACAAGCTGGTGCGCACGGCTGTGACCGGTAGCCTAG CGGAAAATGATCCCCTTCATTTTCGCCCAAATCCGGAGAATCTCATCAGCAAA CTCAGTGAATCTGAAGACTCTGGTGAAGATACtgggacgaaaaccgaggagtTTGGGAAGAAGGCGCCCTCTAGTGACAGGAAATATGTGCCTCCCAAGATCGCCCCCATGCACTATG AGGGCGACTTGACGGAGGCGGACAGGAAGAAGGAGCAGGCGGACAGGCAGCGGAGGGCCGCGCTGCGCAGCTCAGTCATCCAGGAGCTCCGGCAGCAGTACAGCGACGCTCCGGAGGAGATCAGGGAACGCCGAGACTTTCAGACGGAGCGGCAGGGCCGCGATGagcagcacag GAAGAACTTTGAGGAGGCCATGATGGTTCGTCTGGCCGTGCCCAAACGAGACCGGGCCGTGCGGAAGAGAGGCATGCTGGGAATGTCAGGACAGCTGAGCGGCATCACGCGCTTCAGCGACATCACCGCTCTGACGGGTGGTGAAGGCCAG GATGTAGACAACCCCCGacccaagaagaagaagaaactaaTGAAGAAGAAAACCAAGAGGAAGG CTTTCAAGAAACACAGATAG
- the ngdn gene encoding neuroguidin isoform X1, with protein sequence MLVVNYSCPTLDTDRGMDYSESDLIDSDVPKAVCLLNNLTEQVAAVTSHIRDLLKKTQDGVFQTAKGLSFLDLRYQLLLFYLQDVTHLISIKSQGGSVGESGALQRLVTVRTVLEKMRPLDQKLRYQIDKLVRTAVTGSLAENDPLHFRPNPENLISKLSESEDSGEDTGTKTEEFGKKAPSSDRKYVPPKIAPMHYEGDLTEADRKKEQADRQRRAALRSSVIQELRQQYSDAPEEIRERRDFQTERQGRDEQHRKNFEEAMMVRLAVPKRDRAVRKRGMLGMSGQLSGITRFSDITALTGGEGQVRVYNPRPKKKKKLMKKKTKRKAFKKHR encoded by the exons ATGTTAGTCGTGAACTATAGTTGTCCAACGTTAGATACTGATAGAGGTATGGATTACTCTGAAAGT GATTTAATTGACAGTGATGTACCAAAAGCAGTGTGTCTTCTGAACAATCTCACAGAGCAG GTGGCTGCAGTGACCAGTCATATCAGAGACTTGCTAAAGAAAACACAAGATGGAGTTTTCCAAACAGCGAAG GGCTTGTCGTTCCTGGACCTGAGATACCAGCTCCTACTGTTCTACCTGCAAGACGTCACCCACCTGATTAGCATCAAGTCTCAGGGGGGCAgcgtgggagagagcggtgctCTCCAAAGGCTTGTCACCGTCAGGACA GTTCTGGAGAAGATGCGACCTCTGGACCAGAAGCTGAGGTACCAGATAGACAAGCTGGTGCGCACGGCTGTGACCGGTAGCCTAG CGGAAAATGATCCCCTTCATTTTCGCCCAAATCCGGAGAATCTCATCAGCAAA CTCAGTGAATCTGAAGACTCTGGTGAAGATACtgggacgaaaaccgaggagtTTGGGAAGAAGGCGCCCTCTAGTGACAGGAAATATGTGCCTCCCAAGATCGCCCCCATGCACTATG AGGGCGACTTGACGGAGGCGGACAGGAAGAAGGAGCAGGCGGACAGGCAGCGGAGGGCCGCGCTGCGCAGCTCAGTCATCCAGGAGCTCCGGCAGCAGTACAGCGACGCTCCGGAGGAGATCAGGGAACGCCGAGACTTTCAGACGGAGCGGCAGGGCCGCGATGagcagcacag GAAGAACTTTGAGGAGGCCATGATGGTTCGTCTGGCCGTGCCCAAACGAGACCGGGCCGTGCGGAAGAGAGGCATGCTGGGAATGTCAGGACAGCTGAGCGGCATCACGCGCTTCAGCGACATCACCGCTCTGACGGGTGGTGAAGGCCAGGTGAGGGTCT ACAACCCCCGacccaagaagaagaagaaactaaTGAAGAAGAAAACCAAGAGGAAGG CTTTCAAGAAACACAGATAG
- the ngdn gene encoding neuroguidin isoform X3, giving the protein MAASVDNDLIDSDVPKAVCLLNNLTEQVAAVTSHIRDLLKKTQDGVFQTAKGLSFLDLRYQLLLFYLQDVTHLISIKSQGGSVGESGALQRLVTVRTVLEKMRPLDQKLRYQIDKLVRTAVTGSLAENDPLHFRPNPENLISKLSESEDSGEDTGTKTEEFGKKAPSSDRKYVPPKIAPMHYEGDLTEADRKKEQADRQRRAALRSSVIQELRQQYSDAPEEIRERRDFQTERQGRDEQHRKNFEEAMMVRLAVPKRDRAVRKRGMLGMSGQLSGITRFSDITALTGGEGQVRVYNPRPKKKKKLMKKKTKRKAFKKHR; this is encoded by the exons ATGGCTGCTTCCGTAGACAAC GATTTAATTGACAGTGATGTACCAAAAGCAGTGTGTCTTCTGAACAATCTCACAGAGCAG GTGGCTGCAGTGACCAGTCATATCAGAGACTTGCTAAAGAAAACACAAGATGGAGTTTTCCAAACAGCGAAG GGCTTGTCGTTCCTGGACCTGAGATACCAGCTCCTACTGTTCTACCTGCAAGACGTCACCCACCTGATTAGCATCAAGTCTCAGGGGGGCAgcgtgggagagagcggtgctCTCCAAAGGCTTGTCACCGTCAGGACA GTTCTGGAGAAGATGCGACCTCTGGACCAGAAGCTGAGGTACCAGATAGACAAGCTGGTGCGCACGGCTGTGACCGGTAGCCTAG CGGAAAATGATCCCCTTCATTTTCGCCCAAATCCGGAGAATCTCATCAGCAAA CTCAGTGAATCTGAAGACTCTGGTGAAGATACtgggacgaaaaccgaggagtTTGGGAAGAAGGCGCCCTCTAGTGACAGGAAATATGTGCCTCCCAAGATCGCCCCCATGCACTATG AGGGCGACTTGACGGAGGCGGACAGGAAGAAGGAGCAGGCGGACAGGCAGCGGAGGGCCGCGCTGCGCAGCTCAGTCATCCAGGAGCTCCGGCAGCAGTACAGCGACGCTCCGGAGGAGATCAGGGAACGCCGAGACTTTCAGACGGAGCGGCAGGGCCGCGATGagcagcacag GAAGAACTTTGAGGAGGCCATGATGGTTCGTCTGGCCGTGCCCAAACGAGACCGGGCCGTGCGGAAGAGAGGCATGCTGGGAATGTCAGGACAGCTGAGCGGCATCACGCGCTTCAGCGACATCACCGCTCTGACGGGTGGTGAAGGCCAGGTGAGGGTCT ACAACCCCCGacccaagaagaagaagaaactaaTGAAGAAGAAAACCAAGAGGAAGG CTTTCAAGAAACACAGATAG